The sequence GTTTTTATTTTTTTTCGTATTTTTTCATATCAAAATATTTTAAAAAGGTTATTAAAAAATTAAATTAAGCTTAAAGGGTGAATATTTACCAATTAACGCCGTAAAGACCCTAGCTTTAGGAGAAAATATCTCATGAAACTTACTGCAACCATTTGAATAACAAGCGCCAAATCCAACGAACCGCCCACATAAATATTATACGCTATTTGACTAGATCGCTAGCATCCATTTAAAAAGGAATAGATTGTTATATCAAAGCACTATGAGCATAGCATGGACTTTATAAATAAAGCGTCAAAACCATTATTTTAAGCTCCTAAAAGCTTCAAATAATACTCATAAGCTTCTTTGATGCCTTGCTCTAAAGAGATTTCTAATTCCCATTTTAAAGCCTTTTGTTTGGAAATATCCATAAGTTTTTGCTGCATGCCCACCGGCTTAGACAAGTCTTTAACAAACACGCCTTTATAGTCTAAAACCTGAGCGACCATTTCATAATACTCTTCAATGCTATAATCCACGCCAGAGCCTACATTCATCACGCTAGGGATTTGAGCGATATTATCATAAGCTAGAGCAATAAATCGGGCTAAATCTTTAGCGTTTAGATATTCTCTTCTAGCGGTTCCATCGCCCCACATCACAAAATTTTTTTCGCCCTTTAATTTGGCGGTGTGCATCCTAGAAATAAGCCCTGGTATCATGTGCGCTATTTTTTCTTCAAATTTGTCAAACTCTCCATAAAGGTTGCAAGGCACTAAGGTTTTATAAAAAACGCCCTTTTCAGCGCTCACATATTCGCAATATTTCATCACAGAGAGTTTGGCTAAAGCGTAGCCTTCATTGGTTGGCTCTAAAGAGCCGTTTAACAAATCGCTCTCTTTTAAAGGGTTAGGGGCGAATTTAGGATAAGCACAAGAGCTCGCTAAATTGATGGCTTTTTTGATACCCAAATCTAAAGCGCTAGAAAAGAGATACAAGCCCATGAGCAAGTTTTCAACCATGTAAGCTGAAAGATCGTTCATGTTAGCGACAATGCCCCCCACTCTCCCAGCACAATGGATAATGCCTATCGGCTTGTATTCTTTCAAATAGGCTTGAACATTGTCTTTGTCTAGCAGGTTTAATTCGCTTCTTTTAGGGGTGAGTAAAGTGATATCAGGCTTATTTTTTTTAAAATACAACGCCGTGTTTTGCCCCACCATGCCATAGGCACCGGTGATTAAAATAATCTCATTCATAAAAATTCCTTAAAGTATAGCCCCCATCTTGTAAGTAAAAGTTTTTCTGGCATTCGCTTAAATCATGCTCTAACATGTCCTTAACCAACTCTTTCAAATCGTATTCTCTCACCCAGCCTAGCTCTTTCTCAGCCTTAGTGGGATCGCCTAAGAGCAAATCCACTTCAGTAGGCCTAAAGTAGCGTTCATCTATACGCACCACGATTTTGCCTGTTTTTAAATGGCTTAAGTTTAGATTTAAAGTGTTCGCTCTTTTTTCATCAATACTTTCAATCAAACCAATTTCTTTAATCCCTGTATTTTGAAATTCTAAATTGATACCGATAAATTCAAAGCTCATTTTCACAAAATCGCGCACGCTTGTGGTTTTTCCTGTGGCGATCACATAGTCTTGCGGAGTGGGCGCTTGGAGCATTAAATGCATCATTTTCACATAATCTTTGGCATGCCCCCAGTCTCTTTTAGCATCTAAATTCCCTAAATACAAGCAATCCGTTAAATTATACGCTATCGCGCTTGCGGCTCGTGTGATTTTACGAGTGACAAAAGTTTCGCCTCTCACCCTACTTTCATGGTTAAAAAGAATGCCATTAACCGCAAACAAGTTATAGGCTTCTCTGTAATTTTTAGTGATGTAAAAGGCATACATTTTAGCGACCGCATAGGGGCTTCGTGGGTTAAAGGGGGTGTTTTCATTTTGTGGGGTTTCTAAGACCTCACCATACAATTCGCTCGTGCTGGCTTGGTAGAATCGTGTTTTATTTTCTAGCCCTAAAATCCGCATGGACTCTAAAATCCTTAGCGTGCCAATACCATCAGCGTTAGCGGTGTATTCTGGGGTTTCAAAAGAGACTTTTACATGGCTTTGTGCGGCTAAATTATAAATCTCTGTAGGCTTTGTGGTGGCGATCAAATGGATAAGATTAGAGCTGTCTGTCATATCCCCATAGTGTAAGAAAAAACGCCTTTTGTGTTCGCTGTGCAAATCTTCATACAGATGATCGATCCTAGAAGTGTTGATACTAGAAGAGCGCCTTTTTAGCCCATGCACTTCATAGCCTAAATTCAGCAAGTATTCAGTCAGATAGCTCCCATCTTGACCGGTAACCCCAGTGATTAAAGCGATTTTTTCTTTCATTATTGTCCTTTATTTACTCGGATTTTGTCTGTTAAAATCATCATCAACCCTTACAATATCGTCTTCACCGACATACTCGCCCACTTGGACTTCTATGATAATTAAAGGGATTTTGCCATAATTAGCCAAGCGGTGCAAGGTGTTTTTAGGGATATAAGTGGATTCATTGGCTTGCAATTCAAACAATTGATAATCTAATTCCACGCTCGCCATCCCACTAATCACCACCCAATGTTCGCTCCTATGGAAATGCTTTTGTAAAGAAAGCCTAGCGTTTGGTTTGACTTCTAAAATCTTAACCTTATAGCAACCGCTCTCATGCAAGACTTCATAACTCCCCCAAGGGCGATACACTTTAGTGTGCGTTTGCAATAATTCCTGGTTGTGTGTTTCTATCTCGCTCACTAAAGCTTTTAAATCCTTAGCCTTGTCTTTATGGGCGACTAAAAGAGCGTCTTTAGTGTCAATGATTGCTAAATTCCCAACCCCTAAAAGAGCACTGACTTTATGAGAAAAGATTAAATTATTCTCGCTTTCTTTAGCAAAAACGGGCGTTTGATTCAAGCTGACATTTTCTTTAGATCCGTTAGCTGTTTCTTCAAAAAGAGCGTTAAAATTCCCTAAATCGCTCCACTTAGCGTTCAATTCTACCATTTTGATTTTATGGCTTTGTTGCATTAAGGCTATATCAACGCTCACATCCTCTAGATCTTGCATGCTCTCCACACTCAAGCGTGCAATCTTTTTGCCAAAAAAATGCGTGTTTTCTAGCGATTCAAACGCCCTTTCACACCCCTTTAAAACATTAGGGGCATGTTTTTTCAATTCCTCTAAAAAAACGCCCGCTTGAAAAACAAACATGCCACTATTGAAATAAAACCCTCCATTTTGTTGGAACTCTATCGCTTTTTCTAACCTTGGCTTTTCAATGAATCGTTTGACATCTAAAGCGTTAGGACTTTCAATATACCCAAACTCCGTGTTAGGCTTTTCAATGCTCACGCCAAAAGTAACTAAAAAGCCTTTTTTGGCTAAATCAATCGCTTTTTGCATCGCATTTTCATACGCTTGAATGTCTTTAATCAAATGATCGCTTGGCGTAACGATGAGCAAATCTTCTTTATCGCTCATTAAAGCACTCAAACTAATGGCATTAGCAGTATTTTTACTCAAACTCTCCAATAAAAAACCCACGCTTTTATTTTGGATTTCGCCCTCTATTTCTTCTAGGGCTAAAAAATAATGCTTTTCATTGCACACGATCAACGTTTCATCTACTAAGGGAGTGTTTCTTTTAAAACTCAACTCAAACAGGCTTTTATGATCAAAAAGCTTTAAAAATTGCTTAGGGTATAGGCTACGGCTCAAAGGCCATAGGCGTTTGCCACTCCCCCCACTCAGTAAGATATGTTTGATTTTCATGGGCTTTCTTGTCATGCTCTCTTTTGCTTTTAGGGTTATTATAGCGTTTTTAACACAGCATTTATCACTTCAAAAACTCAGCGATGACTTCATTGTCTCTGGGTATAGGGAAGAAAATGTCAGTATTAGGCGAAATGAATACCCTACTCCCCTCTCTAATGATAACAATGGGGGCGATTTTGCTCTTGTCTCTCAAAATTTGATTGACCACTTGATTGATCCCCATACCGCTTTGCCTCATCAATTGCAATAAAAGATAATCCCCAAAGAAATTAGTCGTCTCTTCTTTATTGCCTTTGTTGTTTAAAGCGGAAGTGATCCCAATCAACAAGCCGTTAGTGAGCGTAGAAAGCAATAAAGGCACGCCATAGCGTTGAAAATTCCTTTCAATCAATTCCCCCACTAATCCGTTATAGCCTTTAATGTCCGCCCCTTTAGCGTTAGTGAGCATGATATTGATGCCATGGGGGGTGATGATGCGACTCCACACAATATCCAAGCGGTATTCGCCCATTTTGTTATTGTTGCTGTAATAACCTATAACTTTAGAGCCTTTAGGGATTAAAACAGCCTTGCCCATGCTCGCAAAAATATCGCTCTCCACTTGTGCAATGACTTTACCAGCGATCTGGCTAGAAATAGGCGTGATCAAAAAAGCGGGTATCATTTTATCCGCTGTAATGGTGCGTAAAAGCCTGTTTTCATTAGTGGCAATGTCTTTTTCTTTAAGGTTAGTAAAGCCATCGATCCCTTTAGGGTTATCCATTGGGAAAATCAAGTTTTCTTCGTAATTTTTAGGGCTTTGTTTAAAAGGAGTGATGCGAGCGGCTAATAAATCTAATTGTTTTAAAGAAACGTCTTTTTTAGTTGGTTTTGTTTGAGGCTCTATGGGAGGATTGTTGGGTTCTTTAGTTTCTTCTTTAGGAATATTCATTTTTTGGGCGTTTAAGGTTTTGAGAGCGACTTCTAGTTGGTGCTGTAAGGCTTTTATAGTAGCGTCTTTGGAGCTTTCTGTATGGGTTGGTTGTAAGCTTGGAGTGAAAGTGTAATCTTGTAGGGGGTATTTCACCTCATCATCATTTAAAAGAGTGGGTTGGTTGTTTAAGGGGGCTTTTGGCTTTTGGTGGTAGATTAAAGAGGTTGTTACAATCGTTATAAAACCCCCTACAACAATAAGTGCCCCCTTGAGCCACTTATTCATCTCTACCCTTTTTTATAAAACGGATACACAAATAGCCCTTACCCAACCTTAAAGTCCATTTAGCCGAAACATCTTCAGCGATAATATAATCGCCCACAATCCTTGTATTCACTGGGTTATCATAGCCATCAACGACCTTATAAATCACTGGGAATTTAGAGAGCGCTAATCTTTTGTCAAATTTGAAATAAGTGAATTGTTTGTCGTTAAAAATTTCTTTAGGCATTAAAGAGAGTTTGGATTTTTTAGAGCATAGCCACAAACAATACCATTTCCTTTGAGAGCTTTTTAAAGCCTTATAGCCTTTTTGAATATCTTTTTTAACGATTTTCATCGCATTGGTGTTATCACCAATAGTTATGATCTCTTCTTCTTTGGTTTCTTTGGTTTCTTTTAAGGGTTTGTTATTGTTTTCGGCTGTATTTTCAGCTATATTCCCTTTTTTAGGCTTGATGAAAGCGTTAGAATAATAATTCTTATCTTCTATAAAAACCTGTAAATTAGGGTGTTTGGAGCTAGTGAAAGTGGTAGAAAACACATAGAAAGAAAAAATCTTACCCTCACTATCAATCACGCTGATATTAGAATCCACGCCAATTTGTAAAGGCTTGATGAGCAAAATATGATCATTGCTTTCTAATATTTTTGCATCAAAGCCCACCTTATCCCCTAAAACAAAATCGCTAATAGGTTTTGAAAAAAACAATAAAGTTGCCATCGCATAGCGCAAGCGGATCTTATAAGTTTGCCCTTGAAAGTAATCAATATTCAAAGTGTTAGACATTTTTGAGCGGTTTTTATTAAAAAAACTCCCTTGAATGGCGTTTAAATCTTGCATGGGGTGGTTTAAATTCGTGAGGGCTTTTTCGTTAGTTTCTTCTAAAAAATCATCGGCCCTTAAAGCGCTAAAAACAAACGCAAGAATAAATAAAAATCTTTGCATCAATCGCTCTTATTTCTAGGTGCAATTTCGGTGATGCTATAGCGAGTAACTTTAAAGCCGGTAGGGTTTTTAGGCATGGAAGCGTAATCAAAATCCGGAGTGTCAAAAAGATAACTCAGCACGATTTTATAACGCTTTTCATACACCAATTTGTTTTCATTCAAGAGTTTGGCGGCAATGGACACGCTTGCAATGGGGTTATTGTCTTGCTGATAAATCGCAATATTGACGATATGGACTTCTCTTTCTAAGTGGCTTTGTGCATAAATGCTGTTGTTGGTTTTAATCAAATCTTCAAAGCGCTGCCACACTTTAGCGTTGCTTTGTAAACGCACCAATTCATAGCGCGACTTATCGTCAATGCGATTAATGCTCTCTCTGTTTAACACATACGCCCCAATCAGTGAGCGAGCCAAGGCTTCATTGCTAGAAATGCTTTTATCCGCTCTTTGGATAATGGCGTAATGCTTGTCTTGATTTAAAAAATCCACGAAATGGTGTTCGGTTTTTTGTAAGGGTAGAAGGCTGATTAAAACGATCGCTAAAACAAGAGCGATAAAACTCATCAAACCTAAAAGTTTGTAAGCGATTTTCAAGCGGTTTCTCTCCAACCTAAACACGCTTTGCATGTCCAAATCATTCACCGAAAAACTAGAGAGCTTGTTTTCTAAATGCTTTTCTTGGTGGCTTAAAAGCTCTTCTAAAAAAGCCAATTGCTCGCTGTTGAAAGGCTTTTCTTTCATGCAAGGTTTAATCCGTTTTCATATAGTTTTTCATGCATCTTTTCATGCAATGCACAAGGGCTTTTTTTCATCTCATGCACCTTGCTTGTGCAACCAATAAGCACCAACCCCACCAATAATAAAAAAATTTTCATTATATTCTCATTTATTTAATTTTATTTAAATTTCATGCTTTGGATTTATTGTATCCTTTTTAACCTTTTTTTGCTTGAAATTTGGAATTTTTACATCCAATCGGGTGGTTTCTACCTTGAATGTGGGGGAATGCGTTTCCTTTTCTTTAGAGACGCTTTCGCTTGTAGAAGTAGAGACGCTAGAGAGAGCAGTAGTAACAGGTGGGGTAGTAACATATTGCAAAGAAGTGAGAGCGTTTTGGCTCATGTTAGTGCCCAGATTTGTAGCGAGTTTGTAAGTTTCTTTAAGGCTATTTTGCACCCTAAACAAAGCGTTGATGAAAAAAGGCACGCCTATGATAAAAACGCAACACAAAAATAACGCCACCACCAATAAAAGGCTCAAGTCTTGTTGTTCCTGCATGCGAGCGTCCATTAGGGCTTTAGTTACAGACACATTCAAAAACCCAACCAATAACAAAAAAGGCTTGTAAAACCCAAGGGCTAGGCATTTTTTAAGGCATACAAACACAACGCTCCTCCAGGTTTTAAAAAACCCAAACGCTAAAAACAGTGCCCCTAAAGAGCACCACACATGCACTTCCAAATACACTAAAATAATAATCGCAAACAGCACGCTCAAAAAAAGCGCTTGCAAAACGCTTAAAAAAAGCCAAACAGATATTTCACTATGACTCAAATCGCTGATAAAGCTAAGGGCATAAAACCCATGATTGAAAATAAAATCTAATGAAAGCGTGTGGCTAGAAAAATGATTCAAGCTTTGAGAAAGGGCATGGGTAACCATATTAGGCAAAATAAAAATAGCGTTTTGAAAAAATTCATAAAAATGCAAAGGATTTTTCAAAGCGTAGTTAAAAAGCACAAAAAACCCCACAAACAATAACGCCTCTAAAATCGTGCTAACGCTAAAGAAATTCTGCTCTTTCAAACTTTTATAAGCAAAGAACATGAACGCCAAAGCGACCGCGCTATTAAACACGAATTGTGCATGCAAAGTGTAGAGAAAAAATTCAGCAAAACGCCCTAAAATCGCCGTGAGCGGTGTGATAAACCAAGAAAGAATAATTTCATAAGCGTCATTTTTCATCAATGTTTCAACGCGCTTTAATGTAAAATTCAAAGCCTTTACGCAACACCAACAATTCAATTTTAGGTGCACTCAATGCTTCTCTTAAAGCTTTTTGATTGAAGGCTACATCTTTACGATTCACCCATAAAATCCTATCCCCAAGCTTTAAAAAATCCAAGCCTTTGGGTAAATGACTGCCTATTTTAGTGATTACAAAACGCTCATCTAAAGCGATATTATAGCGTTCTAAAAAAGTGTCTTTGAGTAAAAACCCCCCATAACGCTTATTGACTTTAAGCGTTACTTCTTTGATTTGGCGGTTCCGCTTGATTTTCACTCTAACAAGGCTTTGGTATTTGAGATTGCTCACTACCCATTCAAACTCCGCTAACGAATGGATTTTTTGATCATTGATCGCTATGATTTCATCGTTTTTTAAAAAAGGGTTTTTGGGGAAAAAGGGATCAAATTGCACTACCACTAAACGCTTATGATATTCTTCTAAACGCACCCCAATATCCCCATAATAAGGCTCTTTTTGGCTTAAAAAACGCTTGATAAATTTTGTTTCTATAAAACCATTCCCCCCTACCCCTAGCCCTAACATTTGATAGCAAATATTGCTAATGACACCATTTTTTTGAATCGCTTGCGAAATGCGAGCGTAATGGTTATAGCCTTTTTGCTTAGAGAGTAATTGCACTTCTGTGACTTGGTTTGCCCCCACGCTAGCCATAGGTCTTGTGAGAGCGTTTTTATCTAAATCCCTTAAAGTATAAGCGTAAGCACTTGGTGCACTTTGCAACAAATACAACCCTATAAAAGGATCGGATTTGATGACTTTGGCATGTTTAGGGTAGGTTTTAGAATAATATAAATACACGCCTTTAGGCAACTCTTTTAAAGCCACACCCCCTTTTTGAAGACTGGCTTTTTGAAAAAATGCCTGACAATGCTTGAAATCATAAGCCCCTAAGCCATTCACAAAAAACAATAGAACAATAAGGGCTTTGCAAAGCATCACAATTTGGCAAAATTCCCCAACATACTAAAAGCTAAATTTTTTCTGTTTTCTTCTACGGATTTATACCCATCATTCAAAGCGCTCATCAAATAGATTTGCATCGCTTCTTTATCTTCTAACAGGCTGTCATCAATTTGCAAATCCACTAACTCCCCCACCCCATTAAAACTCACGCTCACCATTCCCCCACCGCTTTTGGAAGTGTAAATCGTATCTTTATTCTTTTCTTCTAATTGAGAAAATTCTTTTTTCACGCCGTCTAATAACCCACTCAATTGACTAAAATCCATATCTAACCTTTTATTTTTCTAAAATTTCATTTTTTTCATTGACTAACACAATGCACGGCTTGTGCACATTCATTTCATCTTCATTCATGCTCGCATAAGCTAAAATGATCACCACATCGCCTATGGCTACCTTTCTCGCTGCTGCACCATTGACGCAAATTTCGCCCCTTTTTTTCCCTAAAATCACATAGGTACTGAAGCGTTCGCCGTTATTGATATTGACGATTTCTACTTTCATACCCTCTCTGAGTTTAGCGAGCTTGGCTAAATTTTCATCTATGGTGATCGAGCCCACATAGTTGAGGTTAGCATCTGTGATAGTCGCTCTGTGGATTTTGCTATAAAGCATTTCAAAAGTCATTTTCTTTCACCTTTTGTGCACGCTTGATTTCTTTTAAAACCAATTGATTGTTTTCCAACAAGCAAGCGATCTTACAAGGTTTTTTAAACGATTGTAAGAGCAGCATGTCGCTTAATTTTGTTTTGATTTCATGATAGATGATTTTTTTAATTTCTCTCGCCCCCAAAGTCGTTTGATAGCTCTTTTGCACGATAAATTTCACCGCTTCTTTATGGAAATTTAAGGTTATACCTTGCTCTAGCACCAAAGCTTTTAACTCATTCAATTCCACCCAAACAATGCGTTCAAAATCCTCCAAACTCAGCGCTCTAAATGGCACAATCGCATCAATCCTGGAGCGTAATTCAGGGGTTAAAAGCTCTTTAATGGCTCTATCATACTTAGTGTTTTTAGCACTAAAAAACCCTAGCGTATCCTTATCCTTACTCCCCACATTTGAAGTCATAATCAATATCACATGTTTAAAACTCGCTTTATTGCCTAGATTATCGCTCAAAGTGGCGTTATCCATCACTTGCAACAACAAATCATACACATCGGTGTGGGCTTTTTCTATCTCATCTAAAAGCAACAAACAATGCGGGTGTTTTTTGATCGCATTCACCAATAACCCCCCTTGTTCAAACCCCACATAACCGCTAGGGCTACCAATAAGCTTTGCCACGCTATGGGCTTCTTTGTATTCGCTCATGTCAAAGCGTTCAAAATGCAAACCCAAATTCAAGGCCAATTCTTTAGCCAACTCTGTTTTCCCCACCCCACTAGGTCCCACGAATAAAAAGCTCCCCACAGGCTTATTTTTAGAAGAAAGCCCACAATGTTGGATTTTAATCGCATTACTGATGAGATTGATCGCTTGTGTTTGGGCGACAATCTTATTTTTTAGCGATTTTTCCAAGTTTCTTAAAAGGGCTTTTTTATCGCCACTCAAACGCATTTTAGGGATTTTAAGCTTTAGAGCGAGCGCTTCTTGCACATCATCAACGCTGATTTTTTTACCTTTTTTGGGGTTAATCTTTTTCCTTGATCCCACCTCATCTAGTAATTCAATCGCCTTATCCGGCAAAAATTTATCATGTATGTAGTAACTCGTCAAGTCCACGCATGCCTTAAACACGCTCTCATCATAACGCACCTGGTGGTGCTCTTCATAAAGGGGGGCAATCTTTTTTAAAATCAAATAGCACGCTTCTTTAGTGGGCTCTTCAACTTTCACTACCGAAAAGCGCCTGTTTAAAGCCTTGTCTTTTTCAAACACGCTACGGTATTCTTCAAAAGTGGTCGCCCCCAAACATTTCAAACTCCCATCCGTTAAAAGCGGTTTTAGCATGTTTGCTGCATCTAAAGTCCCTGCACTACTGCTCCCTGCACCTAAAAGGGTGTGGATTTCATCAATGAATAAAATGACACGACCGTTTTGTTGGATCTCTTTAATCGTTTTTTTCAGGCGTTTTTCAAAATCCCCTCTGTACTTCGCCCCAGCCACCATTAAAGCTAAATCTAAAGAATAAATTTCATATTCTTGCAAAAATTCTGGCACTTCTTTGTGGGCGATTTTTAGGGCTAAAGCTTCAGCGATAGCGGTTTTGCCTACCCCTGCTTCGCCAATTAAAAGCGGATTATTTTTTTTGCGGCACCCTAAAATTTCTATGACCCTTAAAATCTCTTTTTCTCTCCCAATGACCGGATCTAAAGCGTTATCTTGGGCTAAAGCGCTCAAATTTTTAGCGTATTTTTTTAGGGCGTTATTTTTGGGCGTTTCCTCTTGGTTGGCGTTCGTCTCGCTAGAAATATCAAGATCCAATAAAGCAGACTTGAAATACAAACGAGTGATGCCAAAACTATCCATGAGCTTCGAAGCGTAGCAATCGGCGTATTCTAGGATAAAAATCAACAATTCTTCCACGCCCACGCTCTCTAAATAGCTCACACGCAGTTTTTTAAACACCCTTGCTAATACGGGGCTTCTGTCTGGGACTTTGGTCGGATCATTTTTTAAAGGGATATATTGTTGCAAATAGTCTTTAAGGATTTGCCCCATTTTGTGGTATTCATCTTCTTCTAAAGTGTTAAAGATCCTTACCCCAATCTCATGCTCTAATACGGCTAATAGCACATGCTCTGTGGTGCAAAGGGCATGGTTGAATTCTAGGGCTAAATCTAAAGAATGGGATAATACCTCATTTAAATCTTTATTGAATTTATCCATTATCTTATCTCTTGCACCATTAATCTTAAAGGGAATTTTAACGCTCTGGCTTTATCCCTCACGCATACCGCTTTATATATGGCAATTTCATAAGGATAGACGCCACAAACCCCATCGCCATTATGGTGGATGCTTAACATGAGATCTTGGGCCTCTTCTAAAGACTTGTCAAAAACATCCCTCAAAGTAGAGATCACAAACTCAGCTTTCGTAACAGGGTCATTGAGCATGATCACTCCTGACATGGTGGGGATGGGTATTTTATAGATTTTCATGCTATTTGGCGATCATTACAGAGATACTAGATTGCTCAACCAAACGGTTTTGGTTTGAACTAAACAAACGATACAACAAATTAGACTCACTCGCTCCGATCAACAACAAATCATAATCCTTCTCCATCTCTAAAACCACATCCACTAAATCACCACTTTTTAAAACGCTCTCGCATTCTATATTTTCCTTTTTGAAAGCGTCTTCAAATTGCTTTAATAA comes from Helicobacter acinonychis and encodes:
- a CDS encoding GDP-L-fucose synthase family protein, coding for MNEIILITGAYGMVGQNTALYFKKNKPDITLLTPKRSELNLLDKDNVQAYLKEYKPIGIIHCAGRVGGIVANMNDLSAYMVENLLMGLYLFSSALDLGIKKAINLASSCAYPKFAPNPLKESDLLNGSLEPTNEGYALAKLSVMKYCEYVSAEKGVFYKTLVPCNLYGEFDKFEEKIAHMIPGLISRMHTAKLKGEKNFVMWGDGTARREYLNAKDLARFIALAYDNIAQIPSVMNVGSGVDYSIEEYYEMVAQVLDYKGVFVKDLSKPVGMQQKLMDISKQKALKWELEISLEQGIKEAYEYYLKLLGA
- the gmd gene encoding GDP-mannose 4,6-dehydratase — encoded protein: MKEKIALITGVTGQDGSYLTEYLLNLGYEVHGLKRRSSSINTSRIDHLYEDLHSEHKRRFFLHYGDMTDSSNLIHLIATTKPTEIYNLAAQSHVKVSFETPEYTANADGIGTLRILESMRILGLENKTRFYQASTSELYGEVLETPQNENTPFNPRSPYAVAKMYAFYITKNYREAYNLFAVNGILFNHESRVRGETFVTRKITRAASAIAYNLTDCLYLGNLDAKRDWGHAKDYVKMMHLMLQAPTPQDYVIATGKTTSVRDFVKMSFEFIGINLEFQNTGIKEIGLIESIDEKRANTLNLNLSHLKTGKIVVRIDERYFRPTEVDLLLGDPTKAEKELGWVREYDLKELVKDMLEHDLSECQKNFYLQDGGYTLRNFYE
- a CDS encoding mannose-1-phosphate guanylyltransferase/mannose-6-phosphate isomerase — encoded protein: MKIKHILLSGGSGKRLWPLSRSLYPKQFLKLFDHKSLFELSFKRNTPLVDETLIVCNEKHYFLALEEIEGEIQNKSVGFLLESLSKNTANAISLSALMSDKEDLLIVTPSDHLIKDIQAYENAMQKAIDLAKKGFLVTFGVSIEKPNTEFGYIESPNALDVKRFIEKPRLEKAIEFQQNGGFYFNSGMFVFQAGVFLEELKKHAPNVLKGCERAFESLENTHFFGKKIARLSVESMQDLEDVSVDIALMQQSHKIKMVELNAKWSDLGNFNALFEETANGSKENVSLNQTPVFAKESENNLIFSHKVSALLGVGNLAIIDTKDALLVAHKDKAKDLKALVSEIETHNQELLQTHTKVYRPWGSYEVLHESGCYKVKILEVKPNARLSLQKHFHRSEHWVVISGMASVELDYQLFELQANESTYIPKNTLHRLANYGKIPLIIIEVQVGEYVGEDDIVRVDDDFNRQNPSK
- a CDS encoding DNA type IV secretion system protein ComB10; translation: MNKWLKGALIVVGGFITIVTTSLIYHQKPKAPLNNQPTLLNDDEVKYPLQDYTFTPSLQPTHTESSKDATIKALQHQLEVALKTLNAQKMNIPKEETKEPNNPPIEPQTKPTKKDVSLKQLDLLAARITPFKQSPKNYEENLIFPMDNPKGIDGFTNLKEKDIATNENRLLRTITADKMIPAFLITPISSQIAGKVIAQVESDIFASMGKAVLIPKGSKVIGYYSNNNKMGEYRLDIVWSRIITPHGINIMLTNAKGADIKGYNGLVGELIERNFQRYGVPLLLSTLTNGLLIGITSALNNKGNKEETTNFFGDYLLLQLMRQSGMGINQVVNQILRDKSKIAPIVIIREGSRVFISPNTDIFFPIPRDNEVIAEFLK
- a CDS encoding TrbG/VirB9 family P-type conjugative transfer protein, with translation MQRFLFILAFVFSALRADDFLEETNEKALTNLNHPMQDLNAIQGSFFNKNRSKMSNTLNIDYFQGQTYKIRLRYAMATLLFFSKPISDFVLGDKVGFDAKILESNDHILLIKPLQIGVDSNISVIDSEGKIFSFYVFSTTFTSSKHPNLQVFIEDKNYYSNAFIKPKKGNIAENTAENNNKPLKETKETKEEEIITIGDNTNAMKIVKKDIQKGYKALKSSQRKWYCLWLCSKKSKLSLMPKEIFNDKQFTYFKFDKRLALSKFPVIYKVVDGYDNPVNTRIVGDYIIAEDVSAKWTLRLGKGYLCIRFIKKGRDE
- a CDS encoding type IV secretion system protein, which gives rise to MKEKPFNSEQLAFLEELLSHQEKHLENKLSSFSVNDLDMQSVFRLERNRLKIAYKLLGLMSFIALVLAIVLISLLPLQKTEHHFVDFLNQDKHYAIIQRADKSISSNEALARSLIGAYVLNRESINRIDDKSRYELVRLQSNAKVWQRFEDLIKTNNSIYAQSHLEREVHIVNIAIYQQDNNPIASVSIAAKLLNENKLVYEKRYKIVLSYLFDTPDFDYASMPKNPTGFKVTRYSITEIAPRNKSD
- a CDS encoding P-type conjugative transfer protein TrbL, which encodes MKNDAYEIILSWFITPLTAILGRFAEFFLYTLHAQFVFNSAVALAFMFFAYKSLKEQNFFSVSTILEALLFVGFFVLFNYALKNPLHFYEFFQNAIFILPNMVTHALSQSLNHFSSHTLSLDFIFNHGFYALSFISDLSHSEISVWLFLSVLQALFLSVLFAIIILVYLEVHVWCSLGALFLAFGFFKTWRSVVFVCLKKCLALGFYKPFLLLVGFLNVSVTKALMDARMQEQQDLSLLLVVALFLCCVFIIGVPFFINALFRVQNSLKETYKLATNLGTNMSQNALTSLQYVTTPPVTTALSSVSTSTSESVSKEKETHSPTFKVETTRLDVKIPNFKQKKVKKDTINPKHEI
- a CDS encoding PDZ domain-containing protein; protein product: MLCKALIVLLFFVNGLGAYDFKHCQAFFQKASLQKGGVALKELPKGVYLYYSKTYPKHAKVIKSDPFIGLYLLQSAPSAYAYTLRDLDKNALTRPMASVGANQVTEVQLLSKQKGYNHYARISQAIQKNGVISNICYQMLGLGVGGNGFIETKFIKRFLSQKEPYYGDIGVRLEEYHKRLVVVQFDPFFPKNPFLKNDEIIAINDQKIHSLAEFEWVVSNLKYQSLVRVKIKRNRQIKEVTLKVNKRYGGFLLKDTFLERYNIALDERFVITKIGSHLPKGLDFLKLGDRILWVNRKDVAFNQKALREALSAPKIELLVLRKGFEFYIKAR
- a CDS encoding YbaB/EbfC family nucleoid-associated protein, which gives rise to MDFSQLSGLLDGVKKEFSQLEEKNKDTIYTSKSGGGMVSVSFNGVGELVDLQIDDSLLEDKEAMQIYLMSALNDGYKSVEENRKNLAFSMLGNFAKL
- the panD gene encoding aspartate 1-decarboxylase; translation: MTFEMLYSKIHRATITDANLNYVGSITIDENLAKLAKLREGMKVEIVNINNGERFSTYVILGKKRGEICVNGAAARKVAIGDVVIILAYASMNEDEMNVHKPCIVLVNEKNEILEK